GTACTTTTGGTAAATCGGGTACACGGCGACCGCGGCAATGGCCGTGGTGCAGTTGGGATTGGCGATGATGCCCTGATGCTTCAGCGCCGCCTCACCATTCACTTCGGGGACGACCAGCGGTACCTGGGGGTCGTAGCGGAACGCGCTGGAGTTATCAATGACCACCGAGCCGCCCTCAACCCATTTGGGGGCCATCTCCAGACTGATACTGCCGCCTGCCGAAGCCAGAATGACGTCTGCTGGAATCGCGCCTTTGGGCATGGCCTGAATGGTGAGCGTCTCGCCCCGGAAGTCCATTTGCTTGCCTGCCGAACGCGGGCTGGCGTACAGCTGCAACTCGTCTATGGGCAGGCGGCTGCCCTCAAGGACTTTCATCAATTCATGGCCGACCGCTCCGGTGGCACCAACAATTGCCAGTTTCATGCACCCAGACTAAAGCAAATCTCAGGGCCAGCCTCACCCTGGGAACGTGGACTAATCCGTGACACGCCAGGGCAGTTCACCTAGACTGGACTGGATGCCAAATCTTTGTGATGTCAAGGCGCATCTGCGCCCCTGGGAGATCCGTTGACCGCGCCCGAACAGCCCGTGACCACGCCGCCCACGGCAGATGCGCCCCAGAGCGCTGAGCAGGTCACCCTGAACATCGAACTGGAGGGCCGTGAGCAGGCCCTGGCCCTGCTAGGGACTGGCGACGAGAACCTGCGCCTGATGCGTCAGCTCTCCCCTGCTCAGCTGCACGCCCGCGGCGGCACAGTGCAGATCAGCGGCACAGCCGAACAGGTCCAGGCCGCTGAAACCATGATTCGCGACGCCTTGGAAGTGATTCGCCGGGGCGGTGAACTGACGCCCGATCATCTGCGCCGGAGCGCCCGCCTCAGCGGTGAAGGCCGCTCGCTGGCTGCCGAAACCGAAGTCCGTGGCCTCAGCCTGCCGCGTGGCCTCAAAGCCAAGACCCCGGGTCAGAAGGAATACCTGGAAAAAATTGAGCGGAGTGACATCGTGTTCGGGGTCGGTCCTGCCGGGACTGGTAAGACCTATCTGGCCGTAGCGATGGCAGTCCAGGCCCTCAAGACCAAAAAGGTCAAACGCATCATCCTAACTCGCCCCGCAGTTGAGGCCGGCGAGCGCCTGGGCTTCTTGCCCGGCGACCTTCAGGCCAAGATTGATCCTTATCTGCGCCCACTATACGACGCGCTGTATGACATGCTGGA
The sequence above is a segment of the Deinococcus radiophilus genome. Coding sequences within it:
- a CDS encoding PhoH family protein, with translation MNIELEGREQALALLGTGDENLRLMRQLSPAQLHARGGTVQISGTAEQVQAAETMIRDALEVIRRGGELTPDHLRRSARLSGEGRSLAAETEVRGLSLPRGLKAKTPGQKEYLEKIERSDIVFGVGPAGTGKTYLAVAMAVQALKTKKVKRIILTRPAVEAGERLGFLPGDLQAKIDPYLRPLYDALYDMLDQEKFESYLQSGVIEVAPLAFMRGRTLNDAFVILDEAQNTTGEQMKMFLTRMGFSSKVVVTGDVTQIDLPRHVTSGLAVAKRVLTPIEGIGWHEFTDVDVVRHPLVGQIIKAYQAAEDAEDDRRAARRGDLAQVQEEELDQPLSEG